A stretch of Cucumis sativus cultivar 9930 chromosome 2, Cucumber_9930_V3, whole genome shotgun sequence DNA encodes these proteins:
- the LOC101213372 gene encoding triosephosphate isomerase, chloroplastic has protein sequence MAAVSTSLASRFSPLRFSSSNSDISHSLFHNVHSQIRLASSRKGSRGVVTMAGSGKFFVGGNWKCNGTKESIAKLVADLNNAKLEDDVDVVVAPPFVYIEQVKSSLTSRIEISAQNSWVSKGGAFTGEISVEQLKDIGCKWVILGHSERRHVIGEDDQFIGKKAAYALSEGLGVIACIGELLEEREAGKTFDVCFQQLKAYADAVPSWDSIVIAYEPVWAIGTGKVATPEQAQEVHAAIRDWLKKNVSSEVASKTRIIYGGSVNGSNCAELAKKEDIDGFLVGGASLKGPEFGTIVNSVTAKKVAV, from the exons ATGGCTGCGGTCTCTACTTCTCTCGCTTCTCGCTTTTCACCTCTCCGATTCTCCTCTTCCAACTCCGATATTTCTCACTCTCTCTTTCACAACGTCCACTCACAAATACGCCTTGCTTCCTCCCGGAAAGGTTCCCGTGGGGTTGTCACTATGGCCGGCTCCGGCAAG TTCTTCGTTGGTGGAAACTGGAAATGT AATGGTACAAAGGAATCTATTGCTAAGCTTGTCGCAGACCTGAACAATGCAAAGTTGGAGGATGATGTTG ATGTCGTTGTAGCGCCTCCATTTGTCTACATTGAGCAGGTGAAGAGCTCATTGACATCTAGGATTGAGATTTCTGCCCAAAACTCATGGGTGAGCAAGGGTGGCGCTTTTACTGGAGAAATCAG TGTGGAACAATTGAAAGATATAGGCTGCAAATGGGTCATCCTTGGCCACTCTGAACGAAGACACGTCATTGGTGAAGATGACCAG TTTATAGGAAAGAAGGCTGCCTATGCCTTGAGCGAGGGTCTTGGAGTAATAGCTTGCATTGGAGAATTACTAGAGGAAAGAGAAGCTGGGAAAACTTTTGATGTTTGCTTTCAACAATTGAAAGCTTATGCAG ATGCTGTTCCGAGTTGGGATAGTATCGTTATCGCATATGAGCCAGTATGGGCCATTGGAACTGGCAAAGTGGCTACACCGGAGCAAGCACAGGAAGTGCATGCAGCAATTCGTGACTGGCTTAAGAAGAATGTATCATCAGAAGTAGCTTCTAAAACACGAATCATTTATGGAG GCTCTGTGAATGGAAGTAATTGTGCTGAGCTCGCAAAAAAAGAGGATATAGATGGATTTCTAGTCGGCGGTGCTTCATTGAAG GGTCCTGAATTTGGAACTATCGTTAACTCGGTTACTGCCAAGAAAGTTGctgtttga
- the LOC101213608 gene encoding transcription factor bHLH121 → MDQLIQRDGLLQNSPTPSSSSSVVPCVELPGHPIRSQSSSRSEGEFKDSAAARRVQKADREKLRRGRLNEQFVELGNILDPDRPKNDKATILMDTIQLLKDLTSQVNKLKAEYATLTEESQELAQEKSDLREEKALLKSDIENLNTQYQQKLRATYPWAAMDHSVVMAPAPFPFPMPMQMPPGPYPLHPSLQPFTFFGNPDPRVIANPCSTFVPYIPPNSLTEQQSSQNAPPFIQSDNRSRNLSEQNTRSKSSIESKIEKSEDSNEVATCLELKTPGSSTDQDTSYEQTNGKNRKESNLSVESSSSRCSSPRSLEANSSSSMPNGRKSTDICGSP, encoded by the exons ATGGATCAACTAATTCAACGCGACGGTCTCCTTCAGAATTCGCCCACACCCTCCTCCTCATCCTCCGTTGTCCCATGCGTTGAACTTCCCGGCCACCCAATTCGTTCTCAATCCAGTTCCAG GTCTGAAGGGGAGTTCAAGGATTCTGCAGCTGCTAGAAGAGTTCAGAAGGCTGACAGAGAGAAATTAAGAAGGGGTCGTTTGAATGAGCAATTTGTCGAGCTGGGAAACATTTTAg ATCCTGATAGGCCCAAGAATGACAAAGCAACCATTTTAATGGATACCATTCAATTGCTGAAGGATCTGACATCTCAAGTGAACAAATTGAAAGCTGAATATGCTACTTTAACAGAAGAATCACAGGAG CTAGCCCAGGAAAAGAGTGATCTGAGAGAAGAGAAGGCGTTGCTTAAATCTGATATTGAGAATCTTAATACTCAGTATCAGCAGAAACTCAGGGCTACGTATCCTTGGGCTGCCATGGATCACTCAGTTGTCATGGCCCCTGCCCCCTTTCCATTTCCCATGCCGATGCAAATGCCTCCAGGGCCATATCCCCTGCATCCATCCTTGCAGCCTTTTACGTTCTTTGGTAATCCAGATCCCAGAGTGATTGCAAACCCTTGTTCAACCTTCGTCCCATACATACCTCCTAATTCCTTGACCGAGCAGCAGTCCTCCCAAAATGCACCACCTTTCATTCAGTCAGACAATCGGTCTCGTAACTTGAGTGAGCAAAATACCAGGAGCAAGTCCTCAATTGAAAGCAAGATTGAGAAAAGTGAAGATTCTAATGAAGTTGCAACTTGCCTGGAGTTGAAAACTCCGGGATCTTCCACAGATCAG GATACATCGTACGAACAAACAAACGGAAAAAACAGAAAGGAAAGCAATCTATCAGTAGAGAGTTCTTCAAGTAGATGTTCTTCACCTCGTAGTTTAGAGGCCAACTCATCTAGTAGCATGCCAAATGGACGAAAATCAACTGATATATGTGGAAGCCCATAA